Proteins from a single region of Octopus bimaculoides isolate UCB-OBI-ISO-001 chromosome 11, ASM119413v2, whole genome shotgun sequence:
- the LOC106879937 gene encoding protein ABHD18, with protein MSRLDQWYRRFLISKLFTKGWGKPENLKKLFNCRKVISNREECIKLVPPDYPVHIDKDIEQDDHRILEGHFLSPFAVYMSDVMPKEVEIAKFQMILPKLWKSQLKPVCVQLGGTGDHFYWRRRTLLGKPLLKEFGIASIILENPYYGMRKPKQQLRSALHNVSDLFVMGGALILESLVLLNWCEQQGWGPLGITGISMGGHMASLAASNWNKPLSLIPCLSWSTASGVFTHGVLSEAIPWRVLQSQYLEESQYGTDIKKMIHSPEDVARAFRLGQKYVQDMDESLKDVLNFYRSQNKPSLLNLKLDFETKEESLSLRKEDENKMVDFNPSNTISLENTQATAADSFQALNNTNILTTSLSKPSKTDWKSRYLSLSYAAAKSHITRSQTSKEKRHSTKRVSEEALNFMRDVMEEFTHLGNYTQPVDTSLIIIVAAKQDAYIPHEGVLSLKQLWPEAEVRYIDSGHISAFLFNQKTFRMAIKDAFDKQIQKYYT; from the coding sequence ATGAGTCGACTCGATCAGTGGTACCGTCGCTTCTTGATATCGAAACTGTTCACCAAAGGCTGGGGTAAACCAGAAAACTTGAAAAAACTGTTCAACTGTAGGAAAGTTATCTCGAATCGAGAGGAATGCATTAAGTTGGTTCCACCCGACTATCCTGTCCATATCGACAAGGATATAGAACAGGATGACCACCGCATATTGGAAGGACATTTCCTCTCGCCCTTCGCAGTCTATATGTCAGATGTGATGCCCAAAGAAGTTGAAATCGCCAAATTTCAAATGATTTTACCTAAACTATGGAAATCTCAACTAAAGCCGGTTTGTGTTCAGCTGGGTGGCACCGGAGACCATTTCTACTGGAGAAGACGAACGCTGTTAGGGAAACCTTTACTGAAGGAGTTTGGAATCGCTTCAATCATCCTTGAAAATCCTTACTATGGCATGCGAAAACCAAAACAACAGTTACGATCGGCGTTGCACAACGTAAGTGACCTTTTCGTAATGGGCGGAGCTCTCATCCTAGAGTCGTTAGTATTGCTTAACTGGTGTGAACAACAAGGGTGGGGTCCTTTGGGCATCACTGGTATTTCCATGGGGGGACATATGGCTTCCTTGGCTGCGTCAAATTGGAATAAACCTCTTTCACTAATACCCTGTCTGTCCTGGAGTACCGCGTCTGGTGTATTCACACATGGTGTTCTCAGTGAAGCCATCCCCTGGCGAGTTTTACAGTCTCAGTATCTGGAAGAAAGTCAGTATGGGACCGATATCAAGAAAATGATCCACTCCCCCGAAGATGTGGCCAGAGCCTTCCGCCTTGGACAGAAATATGTACAAGATATGGACGAGTCCTTAAAAGATGTCCTCAACTTTTATCGTAGCCAAAATAAACCGTCTTTATTAAATCTAAAACTTGATTTTGAAACCAAAGAAGAATCCCTCTCTTTACGCAAAGAAGATGAAAACAAGATGGTCGATTTTAACCCTAGCAATACTATATCTTTGGAAAATACACAAGCTACTGCTGCTGATTCTTTTCAAGCCCTTAACAACACTAACATTCTCACAACTTCTTTGTCCAAACCGTCGAAAACAGACTGGAAATCTCGGTATTTATCCCTAAGCTATGCTGCTGCCAAATCTCACATCACCAGGTCACagacaagtaaagaaaaaaggcATTCGACTAAAAGAGTTTCTGAAGAAGCGTTAAATTTTATGCGAGACGTGATGGAAGAGTTCACTCACCTTGGCAATTACACACAACCCGTAGATACCAGTTTGATTATCATTGTGGCTGCAAAACAAGACGCTTACATTCCCCACGAAGGGGTCCTCAGCCTGAAGCAGCTATGGCCTGAAGCTGAAGTGCGCTACATTGATTCTGGTCACATATCTGCCTTCTTGTTCAACCAAAAAACCTTCCGAATGGCTATCAAAGATGCATTTGATAAACAGATTCAGAAGTATTACACGTAG